In Alkalimarinus alittae, the DNA window CGCCCTTGGTTGTAATTTCAAGGAAGCCAGCAGGCAGATAGAAAGTATTTTAGGTATTAACCGCGACAATCAGAATAGTTTTGATGATGTGGTCATTAACCTAAAGAAACAACGGCAAAAGCAGGAGGCAAAAGAACAAACCAGAATAAAGGCGCTAATCCCTTACAAGAAACACCAGCTTAATACATTGCTTGCTAAGGTCAGACCGATAACCGAGGTAAACGCAGCGTTAGACTATTTATGCAATCGCGGCCTTGGAGAATTGATAGCGAGTGATGATTTGCCGGAGGTTTGGGGAGCAGTAGAAAGCCTCGAATATAACGAGGAATCAAAGAAGGCGATTTACCCGGCGTTAGTTGCTCCCGTTGTTTCTAGTGGTGAATTGGTGAATGTTCACCGTACCTACATTGCCAACAATGGACAAAAGGCACCGGTTGAACATGCAAAAAAACTAATGCCTTCCATCTACCCCGGCGCTATGAAAGGCGCAGCAATAAAACTCTATCCTGCAGGATCTCGGTTAGCGATTGCCGAAGGAATAGAAACAGCCTTGGCGGTAAGAGTGGCTAAACCTGATCTACCCGTATGGGCGACCGTCACCGCTTATGGCATGAAAACCGTTAAATTACCGGGCATGGTAGCAGAGGTGTTTATCATGGCTGATCTGGACGCTACCGAGACCGGCGAGAAGGCCGCTATTGAGCTGCAAAAGCGATTACAAAGGGAAGGACGAAAAGCAGTTGTATGCCTTCCAGATGGCGCTATACCAGAAGGGGCAAAAGGTATTGATTGGTTGGACATGCTAAATCAGGGGGTAGCGGTATGAGCAAAGAAAGCGTATTGAGAGCCCTAACATCTGCAGTAACAGAGTCAGATTGCTCTAAAACGGCGTTACCAACGTTACCTACGTTACCAGCCAGCAAAGACGGGTTTTCCGGTGGTAACGAAAGCCATAACAGTAACGATACCAATGTTACTGAATGGCCGACTTTAGAGGATCGCCCTTGCTGGCGTTGTTATCCTGAGTGGGTAAAAGACTTAAACGGCGATGCTAGAAAGAGCGGTGTTTGGTATCACAGTGTTGAGGGTGAAGGGGACAACCAAATATTAATTGATACCTGGCTGTGTACTTACCTATCAGTGGAGGCCATTACCTCAGATGGCACCGGCGCAGAGTTTGGGCGCTTGCTGGTGATTAAAGACCCCTACGGCCAACTAAAGGAATGGGCAATGCCTATGCGTATGTTAAGCGGAAGCTTTGAAGAAGGCCGAGGGGAATTGCTTAATATGGGCGTGGAGTATTGCCAGCGAAACAGAAACCGCTTAATGGATTACCTATTCAGCGAACACCCCAAAAGACGGGTATTAGCAGTCAACCAGACAGGATGGAAGGAAACCGAGAAGGGCCGCGTTTTTGTGATGCCTGATTGCTTGTTTGGTGATGTTGATGTGGTGTTTCAATCAGAACAAGCCGCACTAGGCGACTATGCCAACAATGGCAGCTTTGACGGTTGGCAAAATGAAATAGGCAAACGATGCAGAGAAAATCCTATCTTACAATTTGCCGTTTGTGCGTCCCTGGCGGGGCCATTACTCCACCTACTGCATAAAACTAACGGCGGGGTTCACTTTGTTGGTGATTCATCATGCGGCAAAACCACGGCGCTAAATGTGGCTTGTTCCGTTTGGGGCCAGCCTGACCAGTTTATGAAAACATGGCGCGCTACCGGTAATGGGTTGGAAGGGATAGCCGCACTTAGGAATGACACCATTCTTGTGTTGGATGAGATCGGAGAGGCAGACCCCAAGGAAGTTGGCGGCATTGTTTATTCCCTTGGTAATGGTACCGGAAAACAAAGAGCCAACGTTAAGGGAAACGCCAGAAAGGTGAATAAGTGGCGCTTGTTTCTGCTCTCGAGTGGCGAACGTACTTTAAATGCCATTATGGGGGAAGCAGGTAAACGATCCACTGCAGGACAGCAAGTGAGACTTTTGGACATCCCTGTTACTGGTACTCATGGCGCTTTTGATGAACTGCACGATGCAAAAGATGGGCGCGAACTTTCTGATTATCTAAAAACCTCCTGTAACCGCCACTATGGGCATGTTGGTAAAGCATTCATTCGCGACTTACTGGGAGAAAAAAGTGACCTAGGCGAAGGTCTGGAAGCCGTTAAACCATACTTTGAAGCAGAAACCAGCAATCAGGAAGGGCGAGGGGCTGACCGATTTGCTGTAGTCGCTTTGGCTGGTGAATTGGCTATTAAATATGGCCTATTGCCTTGGGAAGAGGGTGACGCAATAGAAGCTGCTTTAAGCTTGTTCGATGCTTGGCGAGAGCTGCGGGGCACTGGCAATGCAGAAGACACCCAGATAAAAGAAATGATTTTGGATTATCTCGATAAGTATGGTGATTCCCGTTTTACAAACCTTAATCCGAAAGCAAACAGCTTTGATACTTCACCTGATAACCGGCTAAGCGGCGCAGAAAGGGCGGGATATTGGGAGGAAACCGGAGGCGAAAGGCAATACCGATTTTTAGTAGCTGGTTTGAAGGAAGCCACAAAAAGCCATGATATGAGGCGAGTTAAGCAGGCACTTGTGTCTGCAGGTTGGTGGAGCAAGGACACTGCAGATCAAGTAAAAACCACTGATGGCAATAAACGCCTTTACCAACCATTGAAAATTAGAGGGGGTAAATAATGTCTGTCGT includes these proteins:
- a CDS encoding toprim domain-containing protein encodes the protein MNTIELAKGNYQAIYAALFPDLKYNTKHQPCIICGGKDRFRFFSDYQETGGAICNQCGAGNGITWVMRALGCNFKEASRQIESILGINRDNQNSFDDVVINLKKQRQKQEAKEQTRIKALIPYKKHQLNTLLAKVRPITEVNAALDYLCNRGLGELIASDDLPEVWGAVESLEYNEESKKAIYPALVAPVVSSGELVNVHRTYIANNGQKAPVEHAKKLMPSIYPGAMKGAAIKLYPAGSRLAIAEGIETALAVRVAKPDLPVWATVTAYGMKTVKLPGMVAEVFIMADLDATETGEKAAIELQKRLQREGRKAVVCLPDGAIPEGAKGIDWLDMLNQGVAV
- a CDS encoding DUF927 domain-containing protein, translated to MSKESVLRALTSAVTESDCSKTALPTLPTLPASKDGFSGGNESHNSNDTNVTEWPTLEDRPCWRCYPEWVKDLNGDARKSGVWYHSVEGEGDNQILIDTWLCTYLSVEAITSDGTGAEFGRLLVIKDPYGQLKEWAMPMRMLSGSFEEGRGELLNMGVEYCQRNRNRLMDYLFSEHPKRRVLAVNQTGWKETEKGRVFVMPDCLFGDVDVVFQSEQAALGDYANNGSFDGWQNEIGKRCRENPILQFAVCASLAGPLLHLLHKTNGGVHFVGDSSCGKTTALNVACSVWGQPDQFMKTWRATGNGLEGIAALRNDTILVLDEIGEADPKEVGGIVYSLGNGTGKQRANVKGNARKVNKWRLFLLSSGERTLNAIMGEAGKRSTAGQQVRLLDIPVTGTHGAFDELHDAKDGRELSDYLKTSCNRHYGHVGKAFIRDLLGEKSDLGEGLEAVKPYFEAETSNQEGRGADRFAVVALAGELAIKYGLLPWEEGDAIEAALSLFDAWRELRGTGNAEDTQIKEMILDYLDKYGDSRFTNLNPKANSFDTSPDNRLSGAERAGYWEETGGERQYRFLVAGLKEATKSHDMRRVKQALVSAGWWSKDTADQVKTTDGNKRLYQPLKIRGGK